In Natrinema amylolyticum, the following are encoded in one genomic region:
- the pstC gene encoding phosphate ABC transporter permease subunit PstC — protein MLNSLRTSDSSGIDDRNADGGRSPVLVAGGAALVASLLSFLFAPGVTVFFVFAFLVVAVYGWFAHQETTAKGLMFLATISTALVLVLITAYLFLRSFPAFERMGLDILYTNGNYWSRGDDRYSLYPAIWGTVLTTILATLVAAPLGVASAIFISEIAPSWAHEIVKPAVETLAGIPSIVYGFIGFTIINGYMMDNFGLTSSGSIVVVGVVVGLMALPTVASVAEDAISSVPDHMKDGAVAIGATEWQTIKSVTLPASFSGISAAVLLGVGRAVGETMAATVILGNVMQLPEPLYNVFGNTVTLTSLIASQYGNAHGLHMQALFAAGVILFLTVMALSITAQLIEARVKRKLGGEL, from the coding sequence ATGTTGAATTCATTACGAACGAGTGATTCGTCGGGTATCGATGACCGCAACGCAGACGGCGGGCGATCGCCCGTCCTCGTCGCGGGTGGCGCTGCGTTGGTGGCTTCGCTACTGAGCTTTCTATTCGCTCCGGGAGTGACGGTGTTTTTCGTCTTCGCGTTTCTCGTGGTGGCCGTGTACGGCTGGTTCGCACACCAAGAGACGACCGCGAAGGGACTGATGTTCCTCGCGACCATTTCGACGGCGCTCGTCCTCGTGCTCATCACTGCGTACCTGTTTCTCCGCTCGTTTCCCGCGTTCGAACGGATGGGACTCGACATCCTCTACACGAACGGGAACTACTGGAGCCGCGGTGACGACAGATACTCGCTGTATCCCGCCATCTGGGGCACCGTCCTGACGACCATCCTGGCGACGCTCGTCGCCGCTCCGCTCGGAGTCGCCTCGGCGATCTTCATCAGCGAGATCGCACCGTCGTGGGCACACGAGATCGTGAAACCGGCCGTCGAAACGCTCGCCGGAATCCCCTCGATCGTCTACGGGTTCATCGGGTTTACGATCATCAACGGCTACATGATGGACAACTTCGGCCTCACCTCGAGCGGCAGCATCGTCGTCGTCGGCGTCGTCGTCGGGTTGATGGCGCTCCCGACGGTCGCATCGGTCGCCGAGGACGCCATCTCGAGCGTGCCCGATCACATGAAAGACGGGGCCGTCGCGATCGGCGCGACGGAGTGGCAGACGATCAAGAGCGTCACCCTTCCCGCGTCCTTCTCGGGAATTTCGGCCGCGGTGTTGCTCGGCGTCGGCCGCGCCGTCGGCGAGACGATGGCCGCGACCGTCATTCTGGGGAACGTGATGCAGTTACCGGAGCCGCTCTACAACGTCTTCGGCAACACGGTGACGCTGACCAGCCTCATCGCCAGTCAGTACGGTAACGCACACGGCCTCCACATGCAGGCGCTGTTCGCTGCCGGCGTGATCCTGTTTCTGACCGTGATGGCGTTGAGTATCACTGCCCAGCTGATCGAGGCGCGCGTCAAACGGAAGCTCGGAGGTGAACTATGA
- a CDS encoding substrate-binding domain-containing protein: MADNQFGRSVDGVSRRKFIAATGAIGAVTAAGCLGSDDGSSTESLSADGSSTVYPITSRAGSLWNSNPPAGDEDYWMPSDYDIDTDQNLAEYWGGLYGFESDGDGPPFETSIGLNHTGVGLEKLENGQVDIGDASAPVAAEFPDRSEDELSDFVDHVVGVDAQPIMVSSEVKDAGLESITIEEVRGIYQGEISNWTEVEDYGGDSKEIQVIGRAEGSGTDTSFRNNVLGDPDADMSVDARHGENQQVQTVLENSDNAIGYAGLAFISDGAPMVNLVIDGTEYTRERMADPSYPLARDLHCYTWEDTSDKEAAFLRMILHDYGQENFVENADYLGLTDERQQTQLDKLPEPSN; the protein is encoded by the coding sequence ATGGCAGACAACCAGTTCGGACGCTCTGTCGACGGGGTATCGCGACGAAAGTTCATCGCAGCGACCGGTGCGATCGGTGCGGTGACGGCTGCCGGCTGTCTCGGGAGCGACGACGGAAGTAGCACTGAGTCGCTTTCGGCCGACGGCTCGTCGACGGTCTACCCGATCACGAGCAGAGCCGGATCGCTGTGGAACTCGAATCCGCCCGCCGGCGACGAGGACTACTGGATGCCAAGCGACTACGATATCGATACCGATCAGAACCTCGCGGAGTACTGGGGCGGTCTCTACGGCTTCGAGTCGGACGGCGATGGTCCACCGTTCGAGACCTCGATCGGACTGAACCACACCGGTGTCGGCCTCGAGAAACTCGAGAACGGGCAGGTAGACATCGGTGATGCGAGCGCCCCCGTTGCGGCCGAGTTCCCCGACCGGAGCGAGGACGAACTCTCGGACTTCGTCGATCACGTCGTCGGCGTCGACGCACAGCCGATCATGGTCAGCAGCGAGGTCAAAGATGCCGGTCTCGAATCGATTACGATCGAGGAAGTGCGGGGAATTTATCAGGGAGAGATCAGCAACTGGACCGAGGTCGAGGACTACGGTGGCGACTCTAAGGAGATTCAGGTCATCGGCCGCGCCGAGGGCTCCGGGACGGACACGTCATTCCGAAACAACGTGCTCGGTGATCCCGACGCCGACATGAGCGTCGACGCTCGTCACGGAGAGAACCAGCAGGTCCAGACGGTACTGGAGAACTCGGACAACGCGATCGGCTACGCCGGCCTCGCGTTTATCTCGGACGGCGCGCCGATGGTCAATCTCGTGATCGACGGCACGGAGTACACTCGAGAGCGGATGGCCGACCCGTCGTATCCGCTCGCACGCGACCTCCACTGTTACACCTGGGAGGACACGTCGGACAAGGAGGCCGCGTTCCTTCGGATGATCCTGCACGACTACGGTCAGGAGAATTTCGTCGAAAACGCGGACTACCTCGGACTGACGGACGAGCGGCAGCAAACCCAGCTGGACAAACTCCCCGAGCCGAGTAACTGA
- a CDS encoding phosphate signaling complex PhoU family protein has protein sequence METRKVQVTGGSTYTVSLPKTWATDNDVSAGTTVEFYPEDDALLLTPRDETDRQEGTLDISSLEGERLTRAVMTMYVSGFDIIRLEAGRITTDQRRAIRDATQGLVGVEVLEETTDSVVIQDLLDSSELSIVNAVTRMRLIAQSMLADAVRALIENDDDIAHDVIERDDDVDRLWLVVSRIFRATLRSPRAAEELGVPREDCFDFHSSARQLERVADHAAKISNIALKLDEIPEPVAEGLEELQADASTVLEKAMDALFADETEEANRLGHEAREAVLEIDEHTRQIDDMLRDLEPVQAQSLGLIVDSLSRSADYGGNIAETALQKAAPRP, from the coding sequence ATGGAAACGCGCAAGGTGCAGGTGACCGGCGGATCGACGTACACCGTCTCCCTGCCGAAGACCTGGGCGACGGATAACGACGTCAGCGCCGGAACGACCGTCGAGTTCTACCCCGAGGACGACGCGCTCTTGTTGACACCTCGCGACGAGACGGACCGACAGGAGGGCACGCTCGACATCTCGAGCCTCGAGGGCGAGCGCCTGACCCGGGCCGTGATGACGATGTACGTCAGCGGCTTCGACATCATCAGACTCGAGGCGGGCCGGATCACGACGGACCAGCGCCGGGCGATCCGCGACGCGACCCAGGGCCTGGTCGGCGTCGAGGTGTTAGAGGAGACGACCGACAGCGTGGTCATTCAGGACCTGCTGGACTCCTCGGAGCTGTCGATCGTCAACGCCGTCACGCGCATGCGCCTGATCGCCCAGTCGATGCTCGCAGACGCCGTCCGGGCGCTGATCGAGAACGACGACGACATCGCACACGACGTGATCGAGCGCGACGACGACGTCGACCGCCTCTGGCTGGTCGTCTCGCGGATCTTCCGCGCGACGCTTCGGTCGCCCCGCGCCGCCGAGGAACTCGGCGTCCCCCGCGAGGACTGTTTCGACTTCCACTCGAGCGCTCGCCAACTCGAGCGCGTCGCCGACCACGCCGCCAAGATCAGTAACATCGCGCTCAAACTCGACGAGATCCCCGAGCCGGTCGCCGAGGGCCTCGAGGAACTGCAGGCCGACGCCTCGACCGTCCTCGAGAAGGCGATGGACGCGCTGTTCGCTGACGAGACCGAGGAGGCCAACCGGCTCGGGCACGAGGCCCGCGAGGCCGTCCTCGAGATCGACGAGCACACCCGCCAGATCGACGACATGCTCCGGGACCTCGAGCCGGTGCAGGCCCAGTCACTGGGGTTGATCGTCGACTCGCTGTCCAGAAGCGCCGACTACGGCGGCAATATCGCCGAGACGGCGCTCCAGAAGGCCGCACCGCGACCTTGA
- a CDS encoding Single-stranded DNA binding protein produces the protein MELDDHAEDLASDLGVDKEEVKDDLQNLVEYSVPVDEAKQSLRRKYGDGSSGGGGTPSAKDIAEIAPDDSNVTVTGVVLTAGERSIRYQGSDHVIVEGRLADETGVIDYTAWEDFGLEPGDTITAGNAGVREWDGEPELNLGESTSLSFEADSLEVPYEIGGDAQLADLRTGDRAVTIEVTVLECELKTIDGRDGETDILSGVFGDESGRLPFTNWDPAPEIEDGGTVRIENAYVQEFRGVPEVNVSEFSTVTALDREIDVGSNTSTMDVGDAVATGGIYDVEVVGNLLAVRDGSGLIQRCPECYRVIQKGQCRTHGDVDGIDDMRVKGILDDGTGTVTVVLDDELTERVYGGTLEDALEQAREAMDQEVVADRIRERIVGREYRVRGHLSVDEYGANLDAEIFEESDDDPAARATAFLEEVDA, from the coding sequence ATGGAACTCGACGATCATGCCGAGGATCTCGCCTCCGACCTCGGTGTTGACAAAGAGGAGGTCAAAGACGACCTGCAGAACCTGGTGGAGTACAGCGTCCCGGTCGACGAGGCCAAGCAGAGCCTCCGACGGAAGTACGGCGACGGGTCCAGCGGCGGTGGCGGAACGCCGTCCGCGAAGGACATCGCCGAGATCGCGCCCGACGATAGCAACGTTACCGTCACGGGCGTCGTCCTCACCGCGGGCGAGCGATCGATCCGCTATCAGGGCTCCGATCACGTCATCGTGGAAGGGCGACTGGCCGACGAGACCGGCGTCATCGACTACACGGCGTGGGAGGACTTCGGCCTCGAGCCGGGCGACACGATCACCGCGGGCAACGCGGGCGTCCGCGAGTGGGACGGCGAACCCGAACTCAACCTCGGCGAGAGCACCTCGCTGTCCTTCGAGGCCGACTCGCTCGAGGTTCCCTACGAGATCGGCGGCGACGCTCAACTGGCCGACCTCCGGACCGGCGATCGTGCGGTCACGATCGAAGTCACCGTCCTCGAGTGCGAGCTCAAGACGATCGACGGTCGCGACGGGGAGACGGACATCCTGAGCGGCGTCTTCGGCGACGAGAGCGGCCGCCTCCCGTTCACGAACTGGGATCCGGCCCCCGAAATCGAGGACGGCGGCACGGTTCGCATCGAGAACGCCTACGTCCAGGAGTTCCGGGGCGTCCCCGAAGTCAACGTCTCGGAGTTCTCGACGGTCACTGCGCTCGACCGAGAGATCGACGTCGGCAGTAACACCTCGACGATGGACGTCGGCGACGCCGTCGCCACCGGCGGGATCTACGACGTCGAAGTCGTGGGCAATCTGCTCGCGGTCCGGGACGGCTCCGGCCTCATCCAGCGCTGTCCGGAGTGTTACCGGGTCATCCAGAAGGGACAGTGTCGAACGCACGGCGACGTCGACGGGATCGACGACATGCGCGTCAAGGGAATCCTCGACGACGGCACCGGCACCGTCACTGTCGTCCTCGACGACGAACTCACCGAGCGAGTCTACGGCGGGACCCTCGAGGACGCCTTAGAGCAGGCTCGCGAGGCGATGGACCAAGAGGTCGTCGCGGATCGCATCCGCGAGCGCATCGTCGGTCGCGAGTACCGCGTGCGCGGTCACCTCTCGGTCGACGAGTACGGCGCGAATTTGGACGCCGAGATCTTCGAAGAGAGCGACGACGATCCGGCCGCCCGTGCGACGGCCTTCTTAGAGGAGGTGGACGCATGA